In Rhizobium sp. WSM4643, the following are encoded in one genomic region:
- a CDS encoding ABC transporter permease: MFLETLKLALRAISRNMLRSFLTVLGVVIGVAAVIALVTIGNGTTAQVSTELSRLGTNMLFVRPGQFGPGRASSEAKRFSIKDVAAIRDQITGLRAVAPLNQSTATVIFGGQNHSTSVSGTTNDYFIAQDWNLALGRNFTPAEERGQARCIIGETVRSQLFGSADPTGQQIRVGKVSCPVIGVLAKRGQSGMGNDQDDVVIMPVKVFQRRISGNSNVPQIIISARDGVSTAKVQSDVENLLRERRKIVPGRQDDFNVNDMTQIAEAMTGTTTLLTGLLGAVAAISLLVGGIGIMNIMLVSVTERTREIGIRLAIGALENQVLTQFLVEAVALSLFGGITGIVLGLSLGFGAVTLLKVPFVFSPLMVAVAFLFSAAIGMIFGYFPARRAAQLNPIEALRHE, translated from the coding sequence ATGTTCCTTGAGACGCTGAAGCTGGCGCTGCGGGCCATCAGCCGCAACATGCTGCGCTCGTTCCTGACCGTGCTCGGCGTCGTCATCGGCGTTGCCGCCGTCATCGCGCTGGTGACGATCGGCAACGGCACAACCGCACAGGTTTCGACCGAACTGTCGCGACTCGGCACCAACATGCTGTTCGTCCGTCCCGGCCAGTTCGGCCCCGGCCGGGCAAGCTCCGAGGCCAAGCGCTTCAGCATCAAGGACGTCGCGGCGATCCGCGACCAGATCACCGGCCTCAGGGCGGTGGCGCCGCTCAACCAGTCGACGGCGACGGTGATCTTCGGCGGCCAGAATCATTCCACAAGCGTCTCCGGCACCACCAATGATTATTTCATCGCGCAGGACTGGAACCTCGCGCTCGGACGCAATTTCACCCCTGCCGAGGAACGCGGGCAGGCGCGCTGCATCATCGGCGAAACGGTGCGGTCGCAGCTCTTCGGCAGCGCCGACCCCACCGGCCAGCAGATCCGCGTCGGCAAGGTCTCATGCCCCGTCATCGGCGTGCTGGCCAAGCGCGGCCAGTCCGGCATGGGCAACGACCAGGATGATGTCGTCATCATGCCGGTCAAGGTGTTTCAGCGGCGTATCAGCGGCAACAGCAACGTGCCGCAGATCATCATCTCGGCGCGCGACGGCGTCTCCACAGCCAAGGTGCAGTCCGATGTCGAAAATCTCCTGCGCGAGCGCCGCAAGATCGTGCCCGGCCGCCAGGACGATTTCAACGTCAACGACATGACCCAGATCGCCGAGGCGATGACCGGCACGACGACGCTGCTGACCGGCCTGCTCGGCGCCGTCGCCGCGATCAGCCTGCTCGTCGGCGGCATCGGCATCATGAACATCATGCTGGTTTCCGTCACCGAGCGGACCCGCGAAATCGGCATCCGCCTGGCAATCGGCGCGCTCGAAAACCAGGTGCTCACCCAGTTCCTGGTCGAGGCGGTGGCACTGTCGCTGTTCGGCGGCATCACCGGCATCGTGCTTGGCTTGAGCCTCGGCTTCGGCGCCGTGACGCTGCTGAAAGTACCCTTCGTCTTCAGCCCCCTGATGGTCGCCGTCGCCTTCCTCTTCTCCGCGGCGATCGGCATGATCTTCGGCTATTTCCCGGCGAGAAGGGCAGCGCAGTTGAACCCCATCGAGGCGCTGCGGCACGAGTAA
- a CDS encoding amino acid ABC transporter permease: MVDISLSMHVRSTFSIYDKKVRGIVYQAALAVSLAVVLAAITTQTVSNMKRRGIPLSFDFWKQTAGFQINQTLIPYDTLSTYGQAFWVGVANTLLVSVVGIVLATIIGFLIGISRLSRNWIAAKVATSYVEVIRNIPLLLQLLFWYNAVLKPLPAPKASISLPGGIYLNNRGIIMPTVELQAGAGWVGVAIVAGVAVAIAFGAYALTFQKRTGKQLPVLLVTILALVGPPLLACVAAGSPWTFTYPELRGFNFRGGQQIYPEFAALLIGLSVYTASFIAEIVRGGIQAVSKGQTEAAHALGLPQGKTLRLIVIPQALRIIIPPLTSQYLNLIKNSSLAVFIGYPDLVQVFAGSVLNQTGAAVQVMAITLGVYLVISLSTSAAMNGFNQRFALVER; this comes from the coding sequence ATGGTTGACATTTCTCTGTCTATGCATGTGCGTAGCACCTTCTCGATCTATGACAAAAAGGTTCGCGGAATCGTCTATCAAGCTGCCTTGGCTGTAAGCTTGGCGGTGGTCCTCGCGGCGATTACAACCCAAACTGTTTCGAACATGAAACGGCGCGGCATTCCTCTTAGCTTCGACTTCTGGAAACAGACTGCAGGCTTCCAGATCAATCAGACGCTGATCCCCTACGACACCCTGTCCACCTATGGACAGGCCTTTTGGGTTGGCGTGGCAAACACACTCCTGGTCAGCGTAGTGGGAATCGTACTTGCCACAATCATTGGTTTCCTGATCGGCATTTCACGCCTTTCCAGAAACTGGATAGCAGCCAAGGTCGCGACCTCCTATGTCGAAGTCATTCGAAATATCCCGCTGCTGCTTCAGCTTCTGTTCTGGTACAACGCAGTCTTGAAGCCGCTGCCTGCGCCAAAGGCATCGATCTCCCTTCCCGGGGGAATCTACCTCAACAATCGTGGGATCATAATGCCCACGGTTGAGCTTCAGGCGGGCGCCGGCTGGGTAGGTGTGGCAATCGTCGCCGGGGTGGCTGTCGCGATTGCGTTCGGAGCCTACGCGCTGACGTTCCAGAAGCGAACAGGCAAGCAGCTTCCGGTCCTCCTTGTCACGATACTCGCTCTCGTCGGGCCGCCACTGCTTGCTTGTGTAGCCGCGGGCAGCCCCTGGACCTTCACCTATCCGGAGCTGAGGGGTTTCAACTTCCGTGGGGGCCAGCAGATCTACCCTGAGTTCGCGGCCCTGCTCATCGGCCTTTCTGTCTACACGGCGTCATTTATCGCGGAAATCGTTCGCGGTGGCATTCAAGCCGTTTCCAAAGGACAGACAGAAGCGGCCCACGCGCTCGGTCTCCCACAGGGCAAAACATTGCGACTGATTGTCATCCCGCAGGCTTTGCGGATCATCATCCCGCCTTTGACCAGTCAATATCTGAACTTGATCAAAAACTCGTCGCTTGCCGTTTTCATTGGTTATCCCGATCTCGTTCAGGTCTTTGCCGGCTCCGTACTCAACCAAACGGGGGCGGCGGTGCAGGTGATGGCCATAACGCTCGGGGTCTATCTCGTCATCTCCTTGAGCACATCGGCCGCCATGAACGGCTTCAACCAACGTTTTGCGCTCGTGGAGCGATAA
- a CDS encoding ferredoxin--NADP reductase, whose amino-acid sequence MNAPAKTEDFASSIPAGVYAETVLDVTHYTDRLFRFTMTRPQGFRFRSGEFAMIGLMVEGKPVFRAYSIASPAWAEELEFFSIKVPDGPLTSHLQAIKPGDQVLMRKKPTGTLVLDALTPGRRLYMFSTGTGIAPFASLIRDPETYEKFEEVILTHTTRDVAELKYGFDLVHEIQNDELLKEVVGDKLRHYATVTREDFEYRGRITDLISSGKLFTDLGVPPLDPAIDRGMICGSSAMLKDTKELLEKAGLNEGANSKPAEFVIERAFVG is encoded by the coding sequence ATGAACGCGCCTGCAAAGACCGAAGACTTCGCCTCGTCCATCCCCGCCGGCGTCTATGCCGAGACGGTGCTCGATGTCACGCACTATACCGACCGGCTCTTCCGCTTCACGATGACCCGGCCGCAGGGCTTCCGTTTCCGTTCCGGCGAATTCGCGATGATCGGCCTGATGGTCGAAGGCAAGCCGGTGTTCCGCGCCTATTCGATCGCCAGCCCCGCCTGGGCCGAAGAGCTTGAATTCTTCTCGATCAAGGTGCCGGACGGTCCGCTCACCTCCCATCTGCAGGCGATCAAGCCGGGCGACCAGGTGCTGATGCGCAAGAAGCCGACGGGCACGCTGGTGCTCGATGCGCTAACGCCTGGCCGTCGTCTCTACATGTTCTCGACGGGAACGGGCATTGCGCCTTTCGCCAGTCTGATCCGCGATCCCGAGACCTATGAGAAGTTCGAGGAAGTGATCTTAACCCATACGACGCGTGATGTCGCCGAGCTGAAATACGGCTTTGACCTTGTGCACGAGATCCAGAACGACGAGTTGCTGAAGGAAGTCGTCGGCGACAAGCTGCGCCACTATGCGACCGTCACGCGCGAGGATTTCGAATATCGCGGCCGCATCACCGATCTGATCTCTTCCGGCAAGCTGTTCACCGATCTCGGCGTGCCGCCGCTCGACCCGGCGATCGACCGCGGCATGATCTGCGGCTCCTCGGCCATGCTGAAGGACACCAAGGAGCTGCTCGAGAAGGCCGGCCTCAATGAAGGCGCCAACAGCAAGCCCGCCGAATTCGTCATCGAGCGCGCTTTCGTCGGCTAA
- a CDS encoding quinone oxidoreductase family protein, giving the protein MTKTQAVSFSKTGGPEVFDYVEIDLPPPSAGEVQIRQAAVGLNFIDVYFRNGTYNTPHLPFVTGKEGAGTVTSVGPGVEDFKVGDRVAYASADGAYSAERNIEARHLVHVPDGIEIETAAAMMLKGMTAEYLLNRTFKVGPETVLLFHAAAGGVGLIAGQWAKALGATVIGTAGSEDKIELALAHGYDHVINYKSDSFVDRVREITGGKGVDVVYDSIGRDTFPQSLDCLKPRGLFASFGQSSGPIENFTLAMLAQRGSLFATRPTLFTYIAARRELIDSAKALFDIVQSNKVRININQTYPLRDVGQAHADLETRKTTGTTLLIP; this is encoded by the coding sequence ATGACCAAAACGCAGGCTGTTTCATTTTCGAAGACGGGCGGGCCGGAGGTTTTCGACTATGTCGAGATCGACCTTCCGCCGCCGTCGGCGGGCGAAGTGCAGATCAGACAGGCGGCGGTCGGGCTTAATTTCATCGACGTCTATTTCCGCAACGGCACCTACAATACCCCGCATCTGCCCTTCGTCACCGGCAAGGAGGGCGCCGGCACCGTGACATCGGTCGGCCCCGGCGTCGAGGATTTCAAGGTTGGCGACCGTGTCGCCTATGCCAGCGCCGACGGTGCCTACAGCGCTGAACGCAATATCGAGGCGCGTCATCTGGTGCATGTGCCTGACGGCATAGAAATCGAAACGGCGGCGGCGATGATGCTGAAGGGCATGACCGCCGAATATCTTCTGAACCGCACTTTCAAGGTCGGCCCTGAGACGGTCCTGCTGTTCCATGCGGCTGCCGGCGGGGTCGGCTTGATCGCCGGCCAGTGGGCAAAGGCGCTCGGCGCCACCGTCATCGGCACGGCAGGCTCTGAAGACAAGATCGAGCTGGCGCTCGCCCATGGCTACGACCATGTGATCAACTACAAGAGCGACAGCTTCGTCGACCGTGTTCGTGAGATCACCGGCGGCAAGGGCGTCGATGTCGTCTACGATTCGATCGGCCGGGATACTTTTCCACAGTCGCTCGATTGTCTGAAGCCGCGCGGCCTTTTTGCCTCCTTCGGCCAATCCTCCGGCCCGATCGAGAATTTCACCCTGGCGATGTTGGCGCAGAGGGGTTCGCTCTTTGCGACGCGGCCGACACTCTTTACCTACATCGCCGCGCGCAGGGAGCTGATCGACAGTGCGAAAGCGCTATTTGATATTGTGCAAAGCAACAAAGTGCGTATCAATATCAATCAAACCTATCCGCTGCGTGACGTTGGGCAGGCTCACGCGGATCTGGAAACAAGAAAAACAACAGGAACGACGCTGCTGATTCCATGA
- a CDS encoding GntR family transcriptional regulator: protein MQTSQSHLAYLALEHLIVTLALKPGALVTEKQLIDMAGHGRTPVREAIQKLAWQGLILVKPRVGLQVAEIAPEDHRNVMQVRRELEPIAARLVAEHASNEQRARLLDCARAMEECAVSADLAGFFAADKAFDEVLEDACPNGFITAALGPVQTHSRRLWYSKASPERMDRAIALHVAVIRAIHQGRPDEARATTALLIDYLSHA, encoded by the coding sequence ATGCAGACGTCACAGAGCCATCTTGCCTATCTGGCGCTGGAGCATCTGATCGTGACGCTGGCGTTGAAGCCCGGCGCGCTGGTCACTGAGAAGCAGCTGATCGATATGGCGGGCCATGGGCGTACGCCGGTGCGCGAGGCGATCCAAAAGCTCGCTTGGCAGGGGCTGATCCTGGTCAAGCCGCGCGTCGGGCTGCAGGTGGCCGAGATCGCGCCTGAGGATCATCGCAATGTCATGCAGGTGCGCCGCGAGTTGGAGCCGATCGCGGCAAGACTCGTCGCCGAACATGCGAGCAACGAGCAGCGCGCGCGCCTCCTCGACTGCGCCCGCGCGATGGAGGAATGCGCTGTCAGCGCCGATCTCGCCGGCTTCTTTGCCGCCGACAAGGCCTTCGACGAAGTCCTCGAAGATGCCTGCCCGAACGGCTTCATCACGGCAGCGCTCGGCCCGGTGCAGACGCATTCGCGTCGCCTCTGGTACTCCAAGGCAAGCCCGGAGCGCATGGATCGTGCCATCGCGCTGCATGTCGCCGTCATTCGCGCCATCCATCAGGGCAGGCCGGATGAGGCGCGCGCTACCACGGCGCTGCTGATCGATTATCTCAGCCACGCGTAG
- a CDS encoding MalY/PatB family protein, translated as MTQSHAPATRKLGAEETNFDVVHDRSQFGSAKWANQWDEFSPRVQGDGLISLWTADMDFRAPEPVIARLREAVDHGIYGYTKRDPHHYEIIKSWFKRRHGWNVDVETLLPAPAIMPSVAAILRTFTQAGDGVIVQAPVYSPYFQVVRENGRKLLINRLRLANGAYELDLEDFERQAANGARAFLLCNPHNPAGKAWTREELKSLDAICEHYGILVISDDIHCDIRLSDRPHIVFSSLGDAAAAKSFICTAPTKTFNLAGVPAATVSVADRKRREELFQVMQASFMLNAHYFGRLALEVAYSSGDQWLDSLTPYVRENVDLVSGVAGNNLPGITPMRPDASYLVWLDARELDEKVEGIHRFFVERAGVNLYDGRVYGPGGEGFIRLNVGCPRSVLKEALGRMARALAAL; from the coding sequence ATGACACAGTCCCATGCACCGGCGACCAGGAAACTGGGCGCCGAGGAGACGAATTTTGACGTTGTTCATGACCGCAGCCAATTCGGTTCGGCGAAATGGGCCAATCAGTGGGACGAATTCTCTCCCCGCGTCCAGGGCGACGGATTGATATCGCTCTGGACGGCCGACATGGATTTTCGTGCGCCGGAACCGGTGATTGCACGCCTGCGCGAGGCCGTTGATCACGGCATCTATGGCTATACCAAGCGCGATCCGCACCATTACGAAATCATAAAGTCCTGGTTCAAGCGCCGCCACGGCTGGAATGTGGATGTCGAGACGCTGCTTCCTGCTCCGGCAATCATGCCCTCCGTCGCAGCTATCTTGCGGACCTTTACCCAAGCCGGTGACGGCGTCATCGTCCAGGCACCAGTCTATTCTCCATATTTCCAAGTCGTCCGCGAGAATGGCAGGAAGCTCCTGATCAACCGCCTGAGACTTGCGAACGGTGCCTACGAGCTCGATCTGGAGGATTTCGAACGGCAAGCTGCGAACGGCGCCCGCGCGTTTTTATTGTGCAATCCGCACAACCCTGCCGGAAAGGCCTGGACACGTGAGGAGCTGAAGAGCCTTGACGCCATATGTGAGCACTACGGCATCCTGGTCATCTCCGACGACATTCACTGCGACATTCGACTAAGCGATCGCCCTCATATCGTATTCTCCTCTCTCGGTGACGCCGCGGCGGCAAAATCCTTCATCTGCACAGCACCGACCAAGACATTTAATTTGGCCGGTGTACCTGCGGCTACAGTTTCCGTCGCTGACCGGAAACGTCGCGAGGAGCTGTTCCAGGTCATGCAAGCATCGTTCATGCTGAACGCTCATTATTTCGGACGGCTGGCTCTTGAAGTCGCATATAGCTCGGGCGATCAATGGCTCGACAGCCTTACACCTTATGTTCGCGAGAACGTCGATCTCGTCTCGGGCGTAGCGGGCAACAATCTTCCGGGTATCACACCGATGCGACCCGACGCGTCATATCTGGTCTGGCTCGACGCGCGAGAGTTGGACGAAAAGGTGGAAGGAATCCATCGATTCTTCGTCGAACGGGCCGGGGTCAACCTCTACGATGGGCGCGTCTATGGGCCGGGTGGAGAAGGATTCATCCGCCTAAACGTCGGTTGTCCGCGCTCAGTCCTCAAGGAAGCGCTCGGGCGCATGGCACGCGCCCTCGCAGCGCTATAG
- a CDS encoding ABC transporter ATP-binding protein produces MASPPLIEFRQVSKVYGEGEAAIRALDHVDLAINAHEFVAIMGPSGSGKSTAMNILGCLDVPSAGDYIFEGIPTSGFDRSQLTLLRRHMLGFVFQGFNLLSRTSAVENVELPLIYRGMAVRERRERAREALALVGLSGREHHKTQELSGGQQQRVAIARAIVTEPALLLADEPTGNLDTKTSVEIMDLMTRLNREQGITIVMVTHEPDIAAYAQRLLRFVDGKLETEVEHRRRADHVP; encoded by the coding sequence ATGGCAAGCCCGCCGCTCATCGAATTCAGACAGGTCTCGAAAGTCTATGGCGAGGGCGAGGCGGCGATCCGCGCGCTCGACCACGTCGATCTCGCGATCAACGCCCATGAATTCGTCGCGATCATGGGCCCATCAGGCTCCGGCAAGTCGACGGCGATGAACATTCTCGGCTGTCTCGACGTGCCGAGCGCCGGCGACTATATCTTCGAGGGCATTCCGACCAGCGGCTTCGACCGCAGCCAGCTGACGCTGCTGCGCCGCCACATGCTCGGCTTCGTTTTCCAAGGCTTCAACCTCCTGTCGCGCACCTCGGCCGTCGAGAATGTCGAACTGCCGCTGATCTATCGCGGCATGGCGGTGCGCGAGCGGCGCGAAAGGGCCCGCGAAGCCCTGGCGCTGGTCGGGCTGTCCGGTCGCGAACATCACAAGACGCAGGAGCTGTCAGGCGGCCAGCAGCAGCGCGTCGCCATTGCCCGCGCCATCGTCACCGAGCCGGCACTACTCTTGGCCGATGAGCCCACCGGCAATCTCGACACGAAAACCAGCGTCGAAATAATGGATCTGATGACGCGGCTGAACCGCGAGCAAGGCATCACCATCGTCATGGTCACCCACGAGCCCGATATTGCCGCCTATGCGCAGCGGCTGTTGCGCTTCGTCGACGGCAAGCTGGAGACTGAGGTCGAGCATCGGAGGAGGGCGGATCATGTTCCTTGA
- a CDS encoding amino acid ABC transporter substrate-binding protein produces MRNLIAGILGAAIAASAYPVWAGTLDDVKAKGFLTCGTNPATAGFSVPDNDGKWTGFVVDYCRAVAAGVLGDATKVKFIPLNAKDRFTALQSGEIDILAHNATWTSSRDTSLGIIFAGTYFYDGQGFMVRKSENIQSAKGLDGASICVSQGTTAELNLADYFRINGMTYSAVGFADEEAVIKAYEEGRCDVFSADTSSLNAARIRMAKPDENVVLPEIISKEPLGPAVRQGDDQWLNIAKWTLNVMLAAEEFGITSKNVDEKKNSADPNIRRLLGVEGSFGKDVGLGETWSQDIIKQVGNYSDVFERSIGKESPLKIERGVNALWNAGGLQYAPPIR; encoded by the coding sequence ATGCGAAATTTAATCGCCGGTATTCTCGGCGCGGCAATTGCCGCTTCTGCATATCCCGTTTGGGCGGGAACCTTGGACGATGTCAAAGCAAAGGGCTTCCTCACATGCGGAACGAATCCGGCAACGGCGGGTTTCAGCGTTCCTGACAACGATGGGAAGTGGACAGGCTTCGTCGTCGACTACTGCCGCGCCGTGGCCGCTGGCGTTCTCGGCGATGCAACGAAGGTCAAGTTTATCCCGCTCAACGCCAAGGATCGGTTTACCGCGCTCCAATCCGGTGAGATCGACATCCTGGCCCATAATGCGACGTGGACGTCCTCGCGAGACACTTCCCTCGGCATCATCTTCGCTGGCACTTATTTTTATGATGGCCAGGGCTTCATGGTTCGCAAGTCGGAGAATATTCAGTCCGCTAAGGGTCTGGACGGCGCATCAATTTGCGTCTCGCAGGGGACTACCGCCGAATTGAATCTGGCCGACTATTTCCGCATCAACGGCATGACCTATAGTGCCGTCGGTTTTGCTGATGAAGAGGCTGTCATCAAGGCTTATGAGGAAGGACGTTGTGACGTTTTCTCCGCAGACACTTCGAGCCTGAACGCTGCGCGTATCCGTATGGCGAAGCCCGACGAGAACGTCGTGCTCCCGGAAATCATTTCGAAGGAGCCGCTGGGGCCCGCCGTCCGCCAAGGTGACGACCAGTGGCTGAACATCGCCAAGTGGACTCTCAATGTCATGCTTGCCGCAGAAGAGTTCGGCATCACCTCGAAAAACGTCGACGAGAAGAAAAATTCCGCCGATCCGAATATTCGCCGCCTCCTGGGCGTCGAAGGAAGCTTCGGCAAAGACGTCGGGCTCGGAGAGACCTGGTCTCAGGACATCATCAAGCAGGTTGGCAATTATTCCGACGTTTTCGAGCGTTCGATCGGCAAGGAATCTCCCTTGAAGATAGAACGTGGTGTGAATGCGCTCTGGAATGCCGGCGGCCTTCAATACGCACCTCCCATCCGTTGA
- a CDS encoding amino acid ABC transporter permease, with amino-acid sequence MNETLHVPAAYRYEYIPAVAPPPGIQPGPMTWAQKNLFSSPFSCLLTVCFTGLAVWLVWQFLSFALINAVWSGDSETCRANPDGACWSFVAAKLNYLRYGAYPATERWRVDVTQLIGAALVGWLLWRSAPCRNIAALLFFGIYPIVAFALLRGVETIGLPVIDTTLWGGMMITLLMSVVGIVFSLPLGIILALGRRSELPIVKAVCVFYIEIVRGVPFITVLFMANFMMPLFVPEALTPDRLLRPMIGTALFSAAYMAEVIRAGLQAIPNGQYEGAQALGVGYFTSMRLVILPQALAIVIPGIVSTFIGLFKDTTLVAIVGIADFLRAVETARIDPNWAGPTISSTGYLFAAVIYWIFCFGMSRYSMSVESHLARAHKS; translated from the coding sequence ATGAATGAAACTCTTCATGTGCCGGCTGCATATCGATATGAATACATTCCTGCTGTCGCTCCGCCGCCCGGAATCCAGCCCGGCCCTATGACTTGGGCACAGAAGAACCTGTTCTCCAGTCCCTTCTCATGCCTTTTAACCGTGTGTTTCACCGGGCTGGCGGTTTGGCTCGTTTGGCAATTCCTGAGCTTTGCCTTGATAAATGCCGTGTGGAGCGGTGACAGCGAAACCTGCCGTGCCAATCCAGACGGCGCATGCTGGTCGTTTGTCGCCGCTAAACTGAACTATCTACGGTACGGCGCATATCCGGCAACCGAGCGCTGGCGGGTCGACGTAACGCAGCTGATTGGTGCTGCCTTGGTCGGGTGGCTCCTATGGCGGAGCGCCCCATGTCGCAACATCGCAGCACTGCTGTTCTTCGGAATTTATCCCATTGTGGCGTTTGCGCTGCTTCGTGGTGTGGAAACGATTGGTCTGCCGGTCATAGACACAACGCTATGGGGCGGAATGATGATCACGCTCTTGATGTCCGTTGTAGGGATCGTGTTTTCGCTGCCGCTTGGGATCATCCTCGCACTCGGCAGACGTTCTGAGCTTCCAATCGTCAAGGCCGTCTGTGTCTTCTATATCGAGATTGTCCGAGGCGTACCCTTTATCACCGTGCTCTTCATGGCGAACTTCATGATGCCTCTGTTTGTGCCTGAGGCACTAACGCCCGATAGACTTTTGCGCCCAATGATTGGCACTGCCCTCTTCTCGGCGGCTTACATGGCGGAAGTAATTCGTGCCGGGCTGCAGGCTATCCCCAACGGCCAATATGAAGGGGCTCAGGCCCTGGGCGTCGGGTACTTCACGAGCATGAGGCTCGTCATCCTGCCTCAAGCGCTCGCGATCGTCATTCCCGGCATTGTTTCGACGTTCATTGGACTTTTCAAGGACACGACGCTCGTCGCGATCGTCGGCATAGCAGACTTTCTGCGAGCAGTCGAAACCGCCCGTATCGATCCGAACTGGGCGGGACCGACTATCTCGTCAACCGGTTATCTTTTTGCGGCGGTTATCTACTGGATCTTCTGTTTCGGGATGTCTCGCTATTCCATGTCCGTGGAAAGTCATCTCGCGCGCGCTCACAAATCATAG
- the pcsA gene encoding phosphatidylcholine synthase, with translation MKIFNYKRVPYAEMRAFSVHILTASGSFLAFLGVVAAAEHRFIDMFWWLGLALLVDGIDGPIARKVRVKEVLPNWSGDTLDNIIDYVTYVLLPAFALYQSGMIGEPWSFAAAGMIVVSSAIYYADMGMKTDEYFFSGFPVVWNMIVFTLFVIDASATTALTVVIVSVVLTFLPINFLHPVRVKRLRPLNLGVFFLWSALGIFSLLMHFDTPEWALILFIVTGAYLYVIGAVLQFFPALGREA, from the coding sequence ATGAAGATTTTCAACTACAAGCGTGTTCCTTATGCGGAGATGCGCGCCTTTTCCGTCCATATTCTGACGGCCTCCGGCTCCTTCCTTGCCTTTCTCGGCGTCGTTGCCGCCGCCGAGCACCGCTTCATCGACATGTTCTGGTGGTTGGGTCTCGCCCTTCTCGTCGACGGCATAGACGGGCCGATCGCCCGCAAGGTGCGTGTCAAGGAAGTGCTGCCGAACTGGTCGGGCGATACGCTCGACAATATCATCGATTACGTCACCTATGTGCTTCTGCCGGCCTTCGCGCTCTATCAGAGCGGCATGATCGGCGAGCCCTGGTCCTTCGCCGCCGCCGGCATGATCGTCGTCTCCAGCGCCATCTACTATGCCGATATGGGCATGAAGACGGATGAGTATTTCTTCTCCGGCTTCCCCGTCGTCTGGAACATGATCGTCTTCACGCTGTTCGTCATCGATGCCAGCGCCACCACGGCGCTCACCGTTGTCATCGTCTCGGTGGTGCTGACCTTCCTGCCGATCAATTTCCTTCACCCGGTCCGGGTCAAAAGGCTGCGCCCGCTCAATCTTGGCGTCTTTTTCCTGTGGTCTGCGCTCGGCATTTTTTCGCTGCTGATGCATTTCGACACGCCCGAATGGGCGCTCATTCTCTTTATCGTGACCGGAGCCTATCTTTACGTCATCGGCGCGGTGCTGCAATTCTTCCCCGCCCTTGGACGCGAAGCATAG
- a CDS encoding LysR family transcriptional regulator — MSPDNVDLNLLRVLDVLMRERSVTRAADQLGRTQSAVSHSLSKLRIIFKDELFTRDGGLMRPTPRALELIGDLSDSLGKIRGVIGRYNVFDPATTERKFRVGLTDYHAMIFVPGLIREFSRQAPYATLNVIPANRAEAESADYFRQVDCTLTGASLKDDPNLTKTELGQDRILCAVWSGSQIARSPLGLEQYLSASHLQISADGLSEGLADGALKERGLRRKVVATISNYLVMPLALRGTDLITHCGDGIFQILDEANQITLLSPPIPIPSVSASLVVHRQMAADQGILWLRRLITELYHAAQISKNEAILATNVVA, encoded by the coding sequence ATGTCTCCCGACAACGTTGACCTTAATCTCCTGCGCGTCTTGGATGTGCTGATGCGGGAAAGGAGCGTTACGCGCGCTGCCGATCAATTGGGCCGGACCCAATCCGCGGTCAGTCACTCGCTCTCGAAGTTGCGCATCATATTTAAGGACGAGCTGTTCACACGCGACGGCGGATTGATGAGGCCCACGCCTCGCGCATTGGAGCTTATCGGGGACCTATCTGACTCTCTCGGAAAAATTCGCGGTGTGATTGGGCGGTACAATGTCTTCGACCCTGCAACGACAGAACGAAAGTTTCGCGTGGGGCTCACTGACTATCATGCGATGATCTTCGTCCCGGGTCTTATTCGAGAATTCTCCAGACAGGCGCCATATGCGACGCTGAATGTCATACCCGCCAACCGGGCTGAAGCTGAAAGCGCAGACTACTTCCGCCAAGTCGACTGCACTTTGACGGGCGCGAGTCTGAAGGACGACCCCAACCTGACTAAAACCGAGCTCGGACAGGACAGAATCCTGTGCGCTGTTTGGAGTGGTAGCCAGATCGCCAGGTCTCCATTAGGTTTGGAGCAGTATCTTTCGGCATCTCACCTTCAAATTTCCGCCGATGGTCTATCTGAGGGTTTGGCAGATGGTGCACTTAAAGAGCGTGGGCTTAGGCGAAAGGTCGTCGCAACCATTTCAAACTACTTAGTGATGCCGTTGGCGCTCAGGGGGACGGACCTGATCACGCATTGTGGCGACGGCATTTTTCAGATTCTTGACGAAGCAAACCAGATTACACTTCTCTCGCCGCCCATACCCATTCCTTCCGTCAGCGCAAGTCTCGTGGTTCACCGGCAGATGGCTGCCGATCAGGGAATCCTTTGGTTGCGTCGCCTTATAACTGAACTGTATCACGCGGCTCAAATCAGCAAAAATGAAGCCATATTGGCAACCAACGTAGTCGCGTGA